tcatgtatcaattgcatttattacaaCGCTGAGCCATCAAGAAGCCAATTAAACTGAAGAAAAAACAGCAAtaagttttattgatattaatatataatttggtttatacaataatttatattattatataaaccaAATGGTTTGAGCCTTGGCTaaaatggttttatttttttcaaaatcaattaCTTTATTCAAGACTCATagcgaattttttattaaactaagCGACTCAAATCTGATCGCATTAATACCGATATGCAATAACAAATgcaataatacattaatacaGAGAACTTCTTTTTAGACGTTGGTTATTCTGAATCTGAATATTTCACTGATTTGCACGATTTGCACCACTGGATTCATACcactgaaatataatataagtgGAACGCGCACGACCTCTCTACGATGTGTCCGCGAAAGAGAGCACCACAACAAGGATTTCTGTCTTTGTTTCGTTGACGCTTATTGGTTGAAATTTATGTGAGTATAGTCTAAgacaaaaaaacaagaaaagtgTTGAAAAGCAGTTTAtccattaatattatttgtgaagtgttaatacttaaattaaaaaatggtttttaatTGTTGTGTGAAAGGGTGTAAAACTGTTTGGAGTCCAATTAGAGATGTGTCTTTCTTCAGGTAAATACAATAGccaatttatacattttttaacctATAATGCTATATACTTCTAAATacttaatgataaaaatgatcaaaaaaaactatttttttaagctTTTCACTGAAAGatcaagaattatttaaaaagtggcAAGCTGTTatacaaacaaataataacatatcaaAAAATTCACGGATCTGCAGCAATCACTTCAATACGTCTTCATATCGTTTGATTTCTGGCAAaagattattgaataaaaatgctgTCCCTTCAATATTCGACTATGATATTTCTGAAAatgtaagtaataaattaataatatattgagagaaagagaaaaagagagagagagagagagagagagagagagaattgtgtattttaaataaaccataaaaatattgatatatttttaatacagattCAATTTCAATCGTATGATGTTGAAACACCTTCTTGTTCTATGGAAATTAAAGAGCAAGTAAGTTCAAAATCTTCAGATCTTTCAAATGTGGAAAGTCATCCATTTTCAGTTGATGAAAGGATTCAATGCCAAAGTCCTCCACCTAAAATATGTGTTagtatttgaattttttaaataattatacacacttttataaataattatatacacataattagctttcaattattttaaaatattctttattttagagaaataatGCAAGCACTCAAACTTCTCCTCGGCGTGTACTTTCATCTATAAAAGAACAACAACTAAGAAGAAAGCTCACTATTTGTCAACGTCAAAATCGTCGTCAGAAACAAAAGCTCACAACTGTTATGCAACTGCTAAAACAACTTAAGAAAGAAGGTATTCAAACTTCCGATACACTTGAAGACATTCTACTCAAGAAATTTTCTGGATTTAATTTGGATCTgtttaaaaactatataaataacGCTGCAACTTcaaaaaatacgagaaaatattcagaaaaaatgaaagaattcGCTtcgacattatatttttattcgccgAAAGCGTATAATTTTGTGCGACAGAAGTTAGAATATTTACCTCATGAAGCAACTTTGAGAAGATGGATAGGTGATTTATCATGTAAGGCGGGTTTCATAACAGaagtatttgatttttttaa
This window of the Linepithema humile isolate Giens D197 chromosome 1, Lhum_UNIL_v1.0, whole genome shotgun sequence genome carries:
- the LOC136998521 gene encoding THAP domain-containing protein 1-like encodes the protein MVFNCCVKGCKTVWSPIRDVSFFSFSLKDQELFKKWQAVIQTNNNISKNSRICSNHFNTSSYRLISGKRLLNKNAVPSIFDYDISENIQFQSYDVETPSCSMEIKEQVSSKSSDLSNVESHPFSVDERIQCQSPPPKICRNNASTQTSPRRVLSSIKEQQLRRKLTICQRQNRRQKQKLTTVMQLLKQLKKEDQNIICGFMVPSS